A DNA window from Chitinibacter fontanus contains the following coding sequences:
- the modC gene encoding molybdenum ABC transporter ATP-binding protein translates to MSGENKIQLAAKFDDFTLAVNLDLPVRGVSVLFGPSGCGKTTVLRAIAGLAPQVRGVVNIAGELWQDEVTFVPSHLRGVGMVFQQPSLFAHLSVAQNLQFGLQRTPESQRRVRYEQALDLLGIAALLPRKPAQLSGGEQQRVAIARALLASPTLLLLDEPLAALDAPRKAELLPYLAQLNRELNIPMVYVTHAMDEVSQLADYLVLMSAGRVIAQGDLASTLARPDLPVQFAEERSTILDTRVVELNADFHLTRLAFGCDGSGGELWVPNKQHQLGQAQRLRIMARDISIATTDEAHSSIVNRLPAQITALLPTTHPAHVLVQMSVHGVTLMAQITALSQARLQLAVGQTVWAQVKAVALL, encoded by the coding sequence TTGAGCGGCGAAAATAAAATCCAATTGGCGGCTAAATTCGATGATTTCACACTGGCAGTGAATCTCGATCTACCTGTTCGCGGCGTGTCGGTACTGTTCGGCCCTTCGGGCTGTGGCAAAACGACGGTGTTGCGCGCGATTGCGGGGCTAGCGCCGCAGGTGCGCGGCGTGGTGAATATCGCGGGTGAGCTGTGGCAGGACGAGGTGACTTTTGTGCCGTCGCATTTGCGCGGCGTTGGCATGGTGTTTCAGCAGCCGAGTTTGTTTGCGCATTTATCGGTTGCACAAAATTTGCAATTTGGGCTTCAACGCACGCCAGAGTCACAGCGGCGCGTGCGTTATGAGCAGGCGCTGGATTTGCTGGGTATTGCGGCGCTGTTGCCGCGTAAACCGGCACAGTTATCGGGTGGTGAGCAGCAAAGGGTGGCGATTGCGCGTGCCTTGCTGGCGTCCCCGACGCTATTGCTGCTTGATGAGCCGCTGGCGGCACTCGATGCGCCGCGCAAGGCCGAGTTGTTGCCGTATCTGGCGCAACTCAATCGTGAGTTAAATATCCCGATGGTGTATGTTACTCACGCCATGGATGAAGTCAGCCAGCTGGCTGACTATCTGGTGCTGATGAGCGCCGGGCGGGTGATTGCGCAGGGCGATCTGGCCAGCACGCTGGCTCGACCGGATTTGCCAGTGCAGTTTGCTGAGGAGCGCTCGACGATTCTGGATACCCGCGTCGTTGAGCTCAATGCCGATTTTCATCTGACCCGCTTGGCCTTTGGGTGTGATGGTAGCGGTGGTGAGCTATGGGTGCCAAACAAACAGCATCAGCTGGGCCAAGCTCAGCGGCTGAGGATTATGGCGCGCGATATCAGCATCGCGACTACGGATGAAGCGCACAGCAGTATTGTGAATCGTCTACCCGCACAGATCACAGCACTATTGCCGACGACGCATCCGGCGCATGTATTGGTGCAAATGTCGGTGCATGGTGTGACGTTGATGGCGCAAATTACCGCTTTGTCGCA